From Leptospira venezuelensis, a single genomic window includes:
- a CDS encoding vitamin B12-dependent ribonucleotide reductase — protein sequence MKLNKHFTSPEKGFSKDLNWVKRNSKISNPDGSVVFEAKDILVPDQWSQVAVDILAQKYFRRKGVPKYLKKVDEKGIPEWLQRSEPDTEKLSSLKAEDRFGGEASAQEVFHRLAGCWTYWGYKYGYFSDEESAKTFYEEVSFMLASQMSAPNSPQWFNTGLHWAYGIDGKSQGHFYVDPTSGKLLKSASAYEHPQPHACFIQSVDDDLVNEGGIMDLWVREARLFKYGSGTGTNFSNLRAENESLSGGGKSSGLMSFLKIGDRAAGAIKSGGTTRRAAKMVCLDVDHPDIDRFVDWKVEEEKKVASLVTGSILNNRHLNAIMKACYEMEGEDRFEPKKNSALKKTIVEAKKVLIPDNYIKRVIDLARQGYKELIFEELTTDWQSEAYNTVSGQNSNNSVRLPNEFMTAVEQDLPWHLYNRTEKEKALKEKRAAKPAKTIRARDLWDRISFAAWSSADPGTQYHTTINEWHTCPEDGNINASNPCSEYMFLDNTACNLASANLQKFVDPETLVFDVESFRYLCRLWTIILEISVTMAQFPSREIAELSYKFRTLGLGYANLGSALMIMGIPYDSKEAMAITGAITSIMHMTAYATSAEMAKELGPFPGYEKNKKHMLRVLRNHKRAAYNVPSEDYEGLTITPVGIDPAYCPSYLLKAAQEDSDNAVVLGEAHGYRNAQVTVIAPTGTIGLVMDCDTTGIEPDFALVKFKKLAGGGYFKIINQSVPLALRKLGYSPSEIESIVNYCKGHATLNGAPVINTQSLKEKGFTNEILEKVESSLPYAFDINFAFNKFNLGENFLQKNLGIAKETYDSFTFNLLEHLGFSKDEINKANDYVCGTMTIENAPYLKEKDYPVFDCANKCGKYGKRYLSYESHIRTMAAAQPFISGAISKTINLPEDATIEDIKNAYYISWKMMVKANALYRDGSKLSQPLNSVLELLNGIELEEQEEIAEAAVAKDPSQFAEKIVYKYISHRRKLPNRRAGYTQKAVVGGHKVYLRTGEYEDGQLGEIFVDMHKEGAAFRSLMNAFAISVSLGLQHGVPLEEFVDAFTFFKFEPNGIVTGNKHIKMSTSVIDFIFRELAITYLGRYDLGQVAPEDLRGDEIGSRKSSESIQPKAEVQPVASTVVETAPASEPETISYSQMMRTEKPTSGIALMEEIKMARIKGYTGDSCTECGSFEMVRNGSCLKCMSCGATTGCS from the coding sequence ATGAAGCTAAATAAACATTTCACTTCACCTGAAAAGGGATTTTCTAAGGACCTAAACTGGGTTAAGAGGAATTCTAAAATTTCTAACCCAGACGGATCCGTTGTTTTCGAAGCTAAGGACATTCTTGTTCCGGACCAATGGTCTCAAGTTGCAGTAGATATTCTTGCCCAGAAGTATTTCAGACGCAAAGGAGTGCCAAAATACTTAAAAAAAGTAGATGAAAAAGGCATTCCAGAATGGTTACAGCGCTCTGAACCAGACACCGAAAAACTTTCTTCTTTAAAAGCAGAAGATCGTTTCGGTGGAGAGGCTTCTGCACAGGAAGTTTTCCACCGTTTAGCGGGCTGTTGGACCTATTGGGGATATAAATACGGTTATTTTTCAGACGAAGAAAGTGCTAAAACTTTCTATGAAGAAGTTTCTTTCATGCTGGCTTCTCAAATGTCCGCCCCTAACTCCCCTCAATGGTTCAATACTGGATTACATTGGGCGTATGGGATCGATGGTAAATCCCAAGGGCATTTCTATGTGGATCCTACCAGTGGAAAATTGCTAAAATCTGCTTCCGCATATGAACATCCACAACCTCATGCATGTTTTATTCAAAGTGTAGACGATGATTTAGTGAATGAAGGTGGTATCATGGATCTTTGGGTCCGTGAGGCTCGCCTATTCAAATATGGTTCTGGAACAGGAACCAACTTCTCCAACCTGAGAGCGGAAAATGAATCCCTTTCCGGTGGAGGAAAAAGTTCCGGTTTAATGAGTTTCTTAAAGATCGGAGACCGTGCTGCTGGTGCGATCAAATCTGGAGGAACCACTCGTCGTGCTGCTAAGATGGTATGTTTGGATGTAGATCATCCGGATATCGATCGTTTCGTAGATTGGAAAGTGGAAGAAGAGAAGAAAGTAGCCTCTCTTGTGACCGGATCCATTCTGAACAACAGACATCTAAATGCGATCATGAAAGCTTGTTACGAAATGGAGGGAGAGGATCGTTTCGAACCTAAAAAGAACTCTGCTCTTAAAAAAACCATCGTAGAAGCTAAGAAAGTTTTAATCCCGGATAATTATATCAAGAGAGTGATCGACCTTGCGAGACAAGGTTATAAAGAACTCATTTTCGAAGAATTGACCACAGATTGGCAATCAGAAGCTTATAATACAGTTTCTGGACAGAACAGCAATAACTCGGTTCGTCTTCCGAATGAGTTTATGACTGCAGTGGAACAAGATCTTCCTTGGCATTTATATAATAGAACTGAAAAGGAAAAAGCTCTCAAAGAAAAAAGAGCCGCTAAACCTGCAAAAACGATCAGAGCAAGAGATCTTTGGGATAGAATTTCTTTTGCTGCTTGGTCTTCAGCGGACCCAGGAACACAATATCATACTACCATCAACGAATGGCATACTTGCCCTGAGGATGGAAACATCAATGCTTCCAACCCATGTTCAGAATACATGTTCTTGGACAATACAGCATGTAACCTGGCTTCTGCGAACTTACAGAAATTTGTAGATCCAGAAACTCTGGTTTTTGACGTAGAAAGTTTCCGTTATCTTTGCCGTCTTTGGACAATCATCCTCGAGATTTCCGTGACCATGGCTCAATTCCCTTCCAGAGAGATTGCAGAACTTTCTTATAAGTTCAGAACTCTTGGTCTTGGATATGCAAACCTTGGTTCCGCATTGATGATCATGGGAATTCCTTATGATTCTAAAGAAGCTATGGCGATTACCGGTGCTATTACTTCTATCATGCATATGACCGCTTACGCTACTTCTGCGGAAATGGCGAAAGAACTCGGACCTTTCCCTGGTTATGAAAAGAATAAAAAGCATATGCTTAGAGTTCTTAGAAACCATAAGAGAGCGGCATATAATGTTCCTTCTGAAGATTACGAAGGACTGACTATTACTCCTGTTGGTATTGATCCTGCATACTGCCCTTCTTATCTTTTGAAAGCAGCTCAGGAAGATTCTGATAACGCGGTTGTATTGGGAGAAGCTCACGGATACAGAAACGCACAAGTTACAGTGATCGCTCCTACTGGAACTATCGGCCTTGTAATGGATTGTGATACTACTGGTATCGAGCCTGATTTCGCTCTGGTGAAATTCAAAAAATTAGCGGGTGGTGGTTATTTCAAAATTATCAACCAATCCGTTCCTTTGGCTCTTCGCAAATTGGGATACTCTCCTTCTGAAATCGAATCTATCGTGAACTATTGTAAAGGACATGCTACCTTAAACGGAGCTCCTGTAATCAATACTCAAAGCCTGAAAGAAAAAGGTTTCACGAATGAAATTTTGGAAAAAGTAGAATCTTCTCTTCCTTATGCGTTTGATATTAATTTTGCATTTAACAAGTTCAATTTAGGTGAGAATTTCTTACAAAAGAACTTAGGGATCGCAAAAGAAACATACGATTCTTTCACATTCAATTTGCTCGAACATTTAGGTTTCTCTAAAGATGAAATCAATAAAGCAAACGATTATGTTTGTGGAACAATGACCATCGAGAACGCTCCTTACTTAAAGGAGAAAGATTATCCTGTATTCGATTGCGCAAACAAATGTGGTAAATACGGAAAACGTTATCTTTCCTATGAGTCCCATATCCGCACTATGGCTGCAGCTCAGCCATTCATCAGCGGTGCGATCTCTAAAACGATCAACCTTCCAGAAGATGCGACTATAGAAGATATCAAAAACGCATACTATATCTCTTGGAAGATGATGGTAAAAGCGAATGCTCTTTACCGCGACGGGTCTAAACTTTCTCAGCCTCTAAACTCTGTATTGGAACTTCTAAACGGAATCGAGTTGGAAGAACAAGAAGAGATAGCGGAAGCTGCGGTTGCTAAAGATCCTTCTCAATTTGCTGAAAAGATCGTTTATAAATATATCTCTCATAGACGTAAACTTCCTAACAGAAGAGCTGGATATACCCAAAAAGCAGTCGTTGGCGGTCACAAAGTTTATTTAAGAACTGGTGAATACGAAGACGGACAACTCGGAGAGATCTTCGTAGATATGCACAAAGAAGGTGCAGCGTTCAGAAGTTTGATGAACGCATTTGCAATCTCTGTATCTTTGGGCTTACAACATGGGGTTCCATTGGAAGAGTTTGTTGATGCATTCACATTCTTCAAATTCGAGCCGAATGGTATCGTAACCGGAAACAAACATATCAAAATGAGTACTTCCGTAATTGATTTCATCTTCAGAGAGTTGGCAATCACCTACCTCGGAAGATACGATCTTGGCCAAGTTGCTCCGGAAGATCTAAGAGGAGACGAGATCGGATCCAGAAAATCTTCTGAATCTATCCAACCTAAGGCAGAGGTTCAACCTGTGGCTTCTACAGTAGTAGAAACTGCTCCTGCTTCTGAGCCGGAGACAATTTCCTACTCTCAAATGATGAGGACGGAGAAGCCTACCTCAGGGATTGCTCTTATGGAAGAGATCAAAATGGCTAGGATCAAAGGATATACCGGAGATTCCTGCACAGAATGCGGATCTTTCGAAATGGTAAGAAATGGCTCCTGCTTGAAATGTATGTCCTGTGGGGCGACGACTGGATGCTCTTGA
- the gspN gene encoding type II secretion system protein GspN — MARPKKIEIEEEDELVSNEEEEFLTMELEEVPPDGLEEEDTPRFSIKQKLILLGSGLSSFLLFLILLFPYENIVRQLMNSSSGQPSSIFFNELSVSVLLGKVSVESMEIMGQTFKVRSKNAQIKAGLFSLLRKKVNGDFEVDDLEVDYDGQTLGNIGELEGHLQLDSLSVPASRFAGAFSLKMPEGKFGSFPNLPEIPFIGKIENFFVNKVVITSRIDQGMVEFEEFIIDTSVARLDLHGNIRLSDSFPSSQLNLRVCFELERNFASAAENQIIVGALDLLEKGGSGKCIPITGSFQRPEFKIPGLNAPAGPPGSPVP; from the coding sequence ATGGCACGCCCAAAAAAGATAGAAATAGAAGAAGAGGACGAATTAGTCTCCAATGAGGAAGAAGAATTCCTCACGATGGAATTGGAGGAAGTACCTCCAGATGGATTAGAGGAGGAAGATACTCCCAGATTTTCTATCAAACAAAAGTTAATCTTACTCGGAAGTGGACTCAGTTCCTTTCTTCTTTTTTTGATCCTATTATTCCCTTACGAAAATATTGTCCGACAGCTAATGAATTCTTCTTCGGGACAACCCAGTAGTATATTTTTTAATGAGTTATCAGTCTCAGTTCTCCTAGGAAAAGTTTCCGTAGAATCTATGGAGATCATGGGCCAGACATTTAAAGTTAGGTCCAAAAACGCTCAGATCAAAGCAGGTCTTTTCTCCTTATTGAGAAAAAAAGTAAACGGCGATTTCGAAGTCGATGATTTAGAAGTAGATTATGATGGCCAAACTTTAGGAAACATAGGGGAGTTAGAAGGCCACCTTCAATTGGATTCTTTATCTGTGCCTGCCAGCAGATTTGCTGGAGCATTCTCTCTTAAAATGCCAGAAGGAAAATTTGGATCATTCCCTAATCTTCCTGAAATTCCTTTTATAGGAAAAATAGAAAACTTTTTCGTAAATAAGGTAGTAATCACTTCCAGAATCGACCAAGGAATGGTGGAGTTCGAAGAATTTATTATTGATACATCCGTTGCAAGATTGGATCTTCACGGAAATATTCGGCTTTCAGATTCTTTCCCAAGTTCTCAATTGAATCTAAGAGTTTGTTTCGAGTTAGAAAGGAATTTTGCCTCCGCAGCAGAAAACCAAATCATCGTTGGAGCATTGGATCTTTTAGAAAAAGGAGGGAGTGGGAAATGTATCCCAATTACCGGATCTTTTCAAAGACCTGAATTTAAGATCCCTGGTTTGAATGCTCCTGCAGGTCCACCAGGAAGCCCCGTTCCTTAA
- the pilM gene encoding pilus assembly protein PilM, with protein MFLYEKFLTVDYGTNSVKGVLFQRVAGNLTLLRAETMPISRMEEKEYETNILRFINTYFAEEHALVLSISLDKLFVREISIPLTTEKAVREVIPFEIESRVPFPMETVEVLGSVWRIDQEKSDVITYTSHHSEFDTLASPFLESSLVFRGIFVDSVCLGSVISKHLHKEIQFTNVAQLDIGGKKSILNVLKDGKIAHTRFLSVGGDTLTEEISKGLKIPKDKAEALKTSIQFEPFHTPEDGLNLFAKEYKLKVADIKKAFVITQEFFTSLSEEVRRSFLSLEETERPEAIYLSGEGSKVRDLESFLGENLGIQARRYDFLSADPDRFATCYGMAYHLIQSKKTKIDFLETAYVKRLNKNLFDISIFKPHIILSSVSFVLLIGVFFLGIISDKRKLAAANKILAEKVKSSTGSSVPSNRDPIEFAKSLRDGAERKTELYRKYLSKPSVLDVLHEISLKFPDPGMQPFLFQSVTYDNGSVSIQGAVNEISEIGKVQDSLARSPMFKNVKLDSNRPNFGLKTFKVSFVIKMEVTSKIEEND; from the coding sequence ATGTTCTTATACGAAAAGTTTTTAACCGTAGATTACGGTACAAATTCTGTAAAAGGTGTTCTGTTCCAACGAGTGGCAGGAAACCTAACTCTGCTCAGAGCAGAGACCATGCCCATCTCCAGAATGGAAGAAAAGGAGTACGAAACGAATATACTTCGTTTTATAAACACTTATTTCGCGGAAGAACATGCGCTCGTACTTTCTATTTCTTTAGATAAACTTTTCGTAAGAGAAATCTCCATTCCGTTAACCACTGAAAAAGCAGTAAGAGAAGTAATTCCTTTCGAGATAGAAAGTAGAGTTCCTTTCCCAATGGAAACGGTGGAAGTATTGGGCTCCGTTTGGAGAATCGATCAAGAAAAATCAGATGTAATTACTTATACTTCTCATCATTCAGAGTTTGATACATTAGCTTCTCCTTTTTTAGAATCCAGCCTTGTATTCAGAGGGATCTTCGTAGATTCAGTATGTTTAGGATCTGTTATTTCCAAACATTTACATAAAGAGATTCAATTCACAAATGTGGCCCAGCTGGATATTGGCGGCAAAAAATCCATCCTGAACGTATTAAAGGATGGAAAGATAGCTCATACACGCTTTCTATCTGTTGGTGGGGATACTTTAACAGAAGAAATTTCCAAGGGATTAAAGATCCCTAAAGATAAGGCAGAAGCTTTAAAAACAAGTATTCAATTCGAACCATTTCATACTCCTGAAGATGGATTAAACTTATTCGCGAAAGAATACAAACTCAAAGTTGCAGATATTAAAAAGGCATTTGTTATTACTCAGGAATTTTTCACTTCCTTAAGCGAAGAAGTCCGTAGAAGTTTCCTTTCTTTAGAAGAAACCGAAAGACCAGAAGCGATATATCTTTCCGGCGAGGGAAGTAAGGTTCGAGATTTAGAGTCCTTTTTAGGAGAAAATCTTGGAATCCAAGCTAGACGATATGATTTCTTAAGCGCAGACCCGGACAGATTTGCTACCTGCTATGGGATGGCTTACCATCTGATCCAATCTAAAAAGACCAAAATAGATTTTTTAGAAACTGCTTATGTGAAAAGGTTAAATAAGAACTTATTCGATATAAGCATATTTAAACCTCATATCATTTTAAGTTCAGTTTCATTCGTACTTTTGATCGGGGTATTTTTCTTAGGAATTATTTCAGATAAAAGAAAGCTTGCAGCCGCAAATAAAATTTTAGCCGAAAAAGTAAAATCCAGCACTGGGTCCAGTGTCCCGTCCAACAGGGATCCGATAGAATTTGCGAAAAGCCTAAGAGATGGCGCTGAGAGAAAAACGGAACTTTATAGAAAGTATCTATCCAAGCCAAGTGTGTTAGACGTATTACATGAGATTTCCTTAAAATTTCCAGATCCAGGAATGCAACCGTTCTTATTCCAAAGTGTGACTTATGATAATGGTTCTGTTTCTATCCAAGGAGCAGTAAACGAAATTTCTGAAATCGGAAAAGTACAAGATTCATTAGCACGTTCTCCAATGTTCAAAAACGTAAAATTAGATAGTAACCGTCCGAATTTCGGACTCAAAACATTTAAAGTTTCCTTTGTAATCAAAATGGAGGTGACCTCAAAAATCGAAGAGAACGATTAA